A stretch of the Aspergillus puulaauensis MK2 DNA, chromosome 6, nearly complete sequence genome encodes the following:
- a CDS encoding cytochrome P450 (COG:Q;~EggNog:ENOG410PHH6;~InterPro:IPR001128,IPR002401,IPR036396;~PFAM:PF00067;~TransMembrane:3 (o6-21i33-52o64-84i);~go_function: GO:0005506 - iron ion binding [Evidence IEA];~go_function: GO:0016705 - oxidoreductase activity, acting on paired donors, with incorporation or reduction of molecular oxygen [Evidence IEA];~go_function: GO:0020037 - heme binding [Evidence IEA];~go_process: GO:0055114 - oxidation-reduction process [Evidence IEA]), which produces MDPSFMLAAAVGGVATHLLYFHRGEHHLYPQRYLQVVLILSLTVTGIFKYIAELTTSDAITLSARLTTVYIAGIYLSVVIYRLLFNPLNKYPGPLLARLTAFDHVFRVAKNKDMFLKLYNAHQELGNFVRIGPNDLSVADADAVRVAFSAQSTCSKAPWYSIELPAYSMHSTRSRIEHDKRRRIWSPAFSDKALRGYEQRVLKYNKSLLERLGSFDGQAVNASRWFNLWSFDVMGDLAFGRSFDMLASKSQEEHWAIQILNKAQDTAGLALPPWFNRLLWHAPGIRNSYFRFLNYCAEMIEERISVQGKQQNPDITHYLIEDFNKRTKEDQKIELHSLHLDSKLIIVAGSDTTAATLTYLFFHLASENGLLARLREEIEPLLGENGEIEHRNLQNAQLLNGCINETLRLHPPVPSGLYRKTPPEGVQIGQEYIPGNTTLQIHLYSIGRSEAHFAQANEFIPERFFSRPELIKHKDAFSPFSMGPYGCIGKNLAYMQIRLLTAYLITMFDVHLAPGEDGTDLLLRSADHFTTGLAALNLCFVKRG; this is translated from the coding sequence ATGGATCCATCCTTTATGCTTGCCgctgctgttggtggtgtgGCCACACACCTGCTGTACTTTCACAGGGGCGAACACCATCTATATCCCCAACGGTATCTCCAGGTGGTCCTCATACTATCCTTAACCGTCACTGGAATCTTCAAATACATCGCAGAACTCACCACCTCCGACGCTATAACCCTCTCCGCGAGATTAACCACCGTCTACATCGCCGGAATCTACCTAAGCGTGGTAATATaccgcctcctcttcaacccaTTAAACAAATACCCCGGTCCCCTCCTCGCCCGTCTCACAGCATTCGATCATGTATTCCGGGTCGCCAAAAACAAGGACATGTTCCTCAAGCTGTACAACGCACACCAGGAACTGGGCAACTTCGTGCGAATTGGTCCTAACGATCTATCCGTCGCTGACGCAGACGCTGTCCGGGTGGCATTTTCCGCACAGTCGACGTGCTCAAAAGCACCCTGGTATTCGATTGAACTTCCCGCGTATTCGATGCACTCAACTCGGTCGAGGATAGAGCACGACAAGCGACGGCGGATCTGGAGTCCGGCGTTTAGCGATAAGGCTCTGCGCGGGTATGAGCAGCGGGTGCTGAAGTATAATAAGAGTCTGCTGGAGCGTCTCGGGTCGTTTGATGGACAGGCTGTGAATGCATCAAGATGGTTCAATCTGTGGAGTTTCGACGTTATGGGGGACCTGGCATTCGGGCGGTCGTTTGATATGCTGGCATCCAAGTCCCAGGAGGAGCACTGGGCCATTCAGATCCTGAATAAGGCGCAGGATACAGCTGGTCTCGCGCTCCCGCCGTGGTTTAATCGGCTGTTATGGCATGCTCCCGGGATCAGAAATTCATATTTTCGGTTCTTGAATTACTGTGCTGAGATGATTGAAGAGAGAATATCGGTCCAAGGGAAACAGCAGAATCCTGATATCACGCACTATCTGATTGAAGACTTTAACAAGAGGACCAAAGAAGACCAGAAGATTGAGCTGCACTCTCTACACCTGGACAGCAAACTAATTATCGTCGCCGGCAGCGACACAACTGCAGCAACCCTGACCTACCTGttcttccatctcgccaGTGAAAATGGCCTCCTGGCGCGTCTCCGAGAGGAAATCGAACCTCTACTAGGCGAGAACGGAGAAATCGAACATCGAAACCTCCAAAACGCACAACTGCTCAATGGCTGCATAAACGAAACCCTTCGGCTCCATCCACCTGTCCCAAGCGGTCTTTACCGCAAAACACCCCCCGAGGGAGTTCAAATCGGCCAGGAATACATCCCCGGAAACACAACTCTACAGATCCATCTGTACTCAATCGGACGCAGCGAAGCCCACTTCGCACAAGCGAACGAGTTCATACCAGAGCGTTTCTTTTCGCGCCCTGAGCTGATTAAGCACAAGGACGCGTTTAGTCCGTTCTCTATGGGTCCGTATGGGTGTATCGGGAAGAACCTGGCGTATATGCAGATTCGGCTGCTGACAGCATATCTTATTACGATGTTTGATGTGCATTTGGCGCCTGGGGAAGATGGAACGGATTTGTTGTTGAGGTCTGCGGATCATTTTACGACTGGGTTGGCGGCGCTGAATTTGTGTTTTGTTAAGAGGGGGTAG
- a CDS encoding SDR family NAD(P)-dependent oxidoreductase (COG:Q;~EggNog:ENOG410PR21;~InterPro:IPR036291,IPR002347;~PFAM:PF08659,PF00106,PF13561;~go_process: GO:0055114 - oxidation-reduction process [Evidence IEA]) has product MSHYKDKIAVVTGAGRGIGRAVACEFAAAGAVVVLADITIEAQEATVAQLQKDGHKAFAYHCDVTSDSSVSSFASAVLKDVGCPDIIYNNAAIMHTGSILNAPIDNIRQDLDVNVLGYIRVVQQFLPSMVSRGSGWIINTASPNAFVPPPAVAENLMSYCITKAAEVSLSQSMAVTLLPKGIDISVVFPDITHTEAVNNLSGTASDEFHAGIAGFMQSQGRPAADVAANIVRDLRPDQFFTNVYAGFEKMLTVWAERKLDPAYNYLGEHR; this is encoded by the coding sequence ATGTCTCattataaagataagatTGCTGTCGTCACAGGGGCCGGTCGAGGTATCGGCCGGGCAGTCGCATGTgaatttgctgctgccgggGCTGTTGTTGTCCTGGCTGATATCACAATTGAAGCGCAAGAGGCCACGGTCGCTCAATTACAAAAAGACGGACACAAGGCCTTTGCGTACCACTGTGATGTTACAAGCGACAGTTCCGTGTCTTCATTCGCATCAGCCGTTCTAAAGGACGTGGGCTGTCCAGACATCATCTACAACAACGCCGCCATCATGCACACAGGGAGTATCCTGAACGCCCCAATCGACAATATCCGACAGGACCTCGATGTGAACGTGCTCGGTTATATCCGCGTTGTTCAACAGTTTTTGCCGTCCATGGTTTCTCGGGGCTCAGGCTGGATCATCAATACAGCGTCGCCGAACGCCTTTGTGCCGCCGCCAGCAGTTGCTGAGAATCTCATGAGCTACTGCATTACCAAGGCGGCTGAAGTCTCTTTGAGCCAGTCCATGGCAGTGACGCTTTTGCCGAAGGGAATCGATATTAGCGTTGTTTTCCCCGACATCACCCATACTGAGGCTGTCAATAATCTATCAGGCACGGCGTCGGACGAGTTTCATGCAGGAATTGCCGGTTTCATGCAAAGCCAGGGTCGGCCAGCTGCTGATGTTGCTGCAAATATTGTTCGAGACTTGCGGCCTGACCAGTTCTTTACTAATGTCTATGCTGGGTTTGAGAAGATGTTGACGGTTTGGGCGGAGCGTAAGTTGGACCCGGCTTATAACTACCTTGGGGAACATAGGTAG